In Juglans regia cultivar Chandler chromosome 13, Walnut 2.0, whole genome shotgun sequence, the DNA window AAGTAAATGGCATTGGTGCTGGCGGTACTGTTTATCTTTAACGATCATCCAAAATCGATGAACAGAGTTTTGCTGATATGCAGGAGGTGAGACTAGAAGAAGCTTGAAAgctgtaaattttttttttctttccaccgttgaattattttcaataaCCCTTTTTTGGGTTAAGTTCCGTATCTTTactttgaaaatttatgatgtCATTTATGACAACTTATGGTGCGTAAGGTTCATGTATTTATTCTTGTTTTTGTGGGTCAGGTCTTACAACAGCAAACGGAAGCCATTGCTGGTCTTGGCAATATTTTGAAGCGAGATGTCAGGGACATGAAGATCATAATGGCCGCGGACAGGGAACAAAACAGAAGATCTAAGCTAATAGTATAAAGAAGCCGTAGGCACTCCCGAATTTGTTTACAGTGATGCTTACCATCTGTTACCAAGTTTTTGCATCTGAGGTTAGCAAAAAGGCAGTGGTGGCTGATATAACTCTCGATCCAGAGAAAGTTTAACGTGAATAGCGGGAATTTATCTAAAATCTGAGCACCAGATATCTTCTCATCTAatcacaattcaattttttttataagatctgAAAGAGAATTTTGAATGGATCACATCCGAAGAAGTTTTGAAGCACATTTTTTATAGAGATTGATACGGAATTGCGTGAGAAGGTATCTGATGGTTGGGATCAAGGAacctttttaagttttttctcCAGCTTAAAGGCTTTAAATAggagagagatagatatattaaatgaattttatagTTCAAGGCTCGAAAAAACGGTTCGATTGAAGTCGATTTAAATTGAATTGGTTAGAAATCGAATTGATTTTAATGAACATTTTAAATCGCTCATTAAACTGCTTCAATTGACTGATTTTAAATTGATTCCAATCGATtcaaaattgtatttatttttaaattctttaacaactgactttttttttttaaatcttgcacaaaaatatgataaaattaaatatatattagcttttttttatcattgtagtcaataaaaattgcaaaaacatgtactttattttctttatttgagcAAAATAATTAAGAGATGAACGAGTGTTTATTAAATTTGTGGTTGTGTATAAAATACTACATTTGTCATGTGCTTATAACTTCCTGATCATTATCTTTTTTGTATTAGTGAAAAAATGTTGATAATTAaagttaaatacataaattacatgtgtattaaaattatttagattcatattatatttttattaaaactagtcaataatttatattttatacttttttatacatgatattaaaAGCTGTAATTGCATTGTAtataattgttaatattttttatcaatattgaaATAACCGATTCAAAATTGTCATGAAACACCTGATTGATTGAAGCAGTCCTcacttgattttaatttttcgaGCCTTATCATATATAGCCTTCATTGGTCATTTAATGCTATCcgaaatatttttatggatagtaataaatattataaagcttatttcatgtatttatttttcacttatgaTCAAGTTTGAACAAAATTTTGAGGAAACTTTTCTCCCTGAAGGTTGGGCGTTGCATATAGGTTATGCTAATGGCTGACGGTAAAATATGATCCTTTTGGTTCCGTTAGCTGATTGTTTTACATTAATGGGATTACTAGCAATCCAAGGAGTTAAACGATTCCATTTGGCTTCAAGAGGTAACGGTATCCACAATTACGAATACTAGGAGGGTTGATCTGTTTGCAATGCCATCCTCATTTGGTGGGGTGATTTGATTTTCACTAGTTTGTCAATAGTTGGGATattgttagacccccacgtcgagttgcctctagagGAGTCGCACATGCTCTAGTCATGGTGGGGACATGCACCTTGGCTAGTccacaaccatgccttggcTCATGGGGTGACACGCACGGGGCgcccaacatgcatgcatgccttggcctgCGTGATGGCACCCATGGGGCTCCCAGCATGCCGGCTAGCGAGGCTAGCATGTGCGCATTGGCCGCATGCCCATGCGCGCAGCATAACACTGCGCGCCCATGCGCGCGACATTATGCGCCCCAGCGGGCCGCACACCCAAGTGCTTCCCAGTGCGCAGGCCCGTGCGCACATTAGTGGGCCGCGTGGCCCTGTGCGCACCCTTGTGCCGCAAGACCATGCGGGCGCCCATGCGCTGCACAGGCAGTCCAGCCCATGCGCGCGCGCACGCCCAAACTTACCTTACCGCACGCCCGCGTGCCCATGGCCCTCTTGCCGCACGCCTGCACGCCCACACCCATCCTGCCGCAcaccagcgaggttagtggggcatgccatccagcgcacgatTCCAGCCTGTGCCTTGCGgagcaggccagtggcatgcccaccaggcatgccatccagcgcacggctccagcccgtgccatgcagCCAATGCCCAAGCCACCTGCTTGGGCCATGCCGAACCACTTAGCCATGGATCAACCAACATGCAACCACTTAGCCCACCATGGGCCCATGCATGTCACACTATGGTTTAGTCCATGGCTTTatcttattgtttttattttaattttaattaattattatttatttactttcaaaggacctattgggggtttctaAGTTGTAACTTATAAATAAGACCCTTAGTCATTTCATTCACATCTTTTGGACAAAACTCTTAGTGAGGGaactattgtttgagagatcattttCGGTGTCtttgcacttgggctttttgggtgatATTCGTTGATCCTAAGAAAATGATTACACTTTGCAATTCTTTGAATTAGTGTAGttcatttatcttgttcttgcaacttggttcaattcatgaatccaagttgtgtttatcaatatatgaggtttattcaattcttgtgcaACTCGTGAATCAAGTGTTGAATTATcttattgttctttttattattcaaggCATAAGTGTTCTTACTTGTGTTATTGAGTGATCTTCAAattgttcttggtgttcatccACAATTTCGGCTATTCAATCCATTTTACTCATAAAAGTCGACTAACCTAGTGTTAATCTACTTTCCATAAATTGTTGAACTCTTCCAACCCTAGTAGCCGAACATCCTTTTCCATAGTGCTCACATACCATTCAGCCAACACTAACCAAATTGGGAACAACCATAGCCGCCCACTCCACTTCCCAAACTAGGATTCCTATAACTTAGGAATCCCTAGTTGACCCAAACACTTATCCCATTTGGCCAAATCATTCCATTTGAATTCCTAGAATTTAGGAACTTCCATCAATCACTCCCCAAGCTTGTTCggccaaccctagccgcccaagcCTTGCCCTAGTTCCTAAACCCTAAACACAAACCCTAACCGCCTATCATCATATTTCCAAACCTTAGCCTAATTCCAAGTGGCGCCAACCTCATTCTACCCATTGCCGTGCACCACTTTTCACCCTTGCCTCCATACACTTTACCAACCCTTTTCACCATTCCATTCATCCAATCTAACCTAAACACTTAACCATATCCCATCCAAGTGGTCACCTTGACCACCATTATTCGAGaatcaagcaagagaggaaTGGAGGTTCGGTCATCACAACAACCATATTGGCGTGGAGAACATAGTGTTTAGAGACTTGACCTAGGTCCCTAATAGATATCCACTGCTTACCAAAGTCAAACATAGCCTAACATTCAGCACAACTACGTCGTTTGAATGGGTGGCTGCGCCGAAAGACTGATCTTTTGCTCATTTGACTGAATACCTCACTTCCCATACTCATCAATGACCATCTATCTTCCTAGCCTTTTCAACTGAATGAGCTAAATAATTTGCAAAAAAGAGATTTCAGAAGGCACCCCGAGTCGTACCACATCCTCAGTTTACATCTTACAAAAATGTCAAAATGCTTTAAATCACAAGCTCCTGCAATTTAGGCTCGTGCAAAGCATTACGCTAATGCTTGCATGATGATTCCCATCAGAGGTTACTGCTATTGCATGCATCATGATCTGAACGATTAATCATCTAACTATCCTTTTTGGGATGGGAACGACACAAATAATTCCAAGTGTCCTAAATAATCTATAATAATGTGTTTTACGTTTCGCCATAAGCTTCTGCCATGATTAATACCACGAGTGATGTCCAACCAGTAAAAGGCCGTGTACCTTTGCCCTTGCCTTTCTTCTGATCATACTGTTCCCATAGAAACCCCGTCTGGTGATAATTGAGAACCACATTTCTGCAGCAAGGGATTAATGCAATTCAAATTTAATTGGCAAGTTCAGGTGAGATTAAATGCAGACAACATATATGAACAGTACCTAATCAAATTTCCCCTCAAGTCATTATAGATGGCTCTAGCTCTGTCCCTATATGGTCCATCCTCTGTGGCAATCaccaaaaaagaattttttgttaaagaatttcttcttgtgTTCCTTTTGGTTCTTTTTAGCTCTTTTATGAACCGAGTAGGCATACCGTTAGAGTAATGGTGGAGTGCTGAAAGAATTAGGTAATTAAAGTTCATCCAAATTGGACCTCTCCAATAAGGTGGATCATGCTCTGTGTTGCGTTTCATGTATAATGAGCTGCAGTACACAAAATTTATCACTTTAGTAAGATAAATTCTAGAATCAACATAGTCCCAAGTaagtcatcataaaataaatgcatgcataAATGATATTGATTTACAAGAGTAGATGACACGCCTTGTTTTGGCAAGAGAACGGAGTCCATAGTCGGTCCATAGGATGCTCTGGTTGGAGATTAGGTCAAGCTGCTTTTCCAGAATCCATGATCCCTGTGTCGACCAATACGTGTGAGATGTCTATATGATACCAAGTGGACACAACTATTCCAAGACAAACACCAAATTAGTGctcaaacattctcatcaaGATTAGATTGTCTTGGTAACTTACAGGTGGAATGAGCTTCCCCATGAATGGGAAAAGACTAACATAACCAACATGAGGAACCAATCTCAACTCAGGCCTTTCTAACACTGCACGCACAAGTTCTCTAGTTGCATAATTGTGTCCaaccttcttttctttccaacTTAAACGAACCTAGTAtggtaaaagaaaaatccaaaacaagCAGGTAAATTTTGTAAGCAAAAAGGTTATGGCAGTTCACCAACTGGATGTCTGATTCAGCCAGGGCAAGAGCCTATTTGACTACAGAATCCTTATACGCCTCTAGTTTCAATGATGATGGTACATATGAACCTTCTATATACTAAAAAGCCCAGAAATTTACAGTCCCCGTACCAACAAATATTATTCACTTAGCCACAGGCAATATAAAATTGAAGGTTGCTAATGAACTTCAACTCAAcaaatgataagataaataaaCATTCATGGTTTCAGAATAAAGGTCAATCCTGTGGAAACTTATTTGGAGAAATAGGGTTCCTCCAAGTGTGGCTTTCTTCCCTTGGACAGCGGCACTGAGGAGAAAATCCTTACCTTCGACAAGGAATGATAATTGTcaactggtgttgcatgtgtagaaAAAGTGAGGAGACGGGGATCGcctacttttacattgtgaggttacTAGTATTTCATGGAGCATGCTCTTCAATCTCTTCTGGATCAAGTGGGTGATGCTTTAATGGGTGGTGGAGCTTTTAACATGTTGCAATGGACTATTAAGCCACCATTGGCATGTTTCATTGTGCAAGATGGTCCCATTGTGCATCCTATGTGGCATATGGAGGGAAAGATACCGGCATAGCTTCGAGGACAGCGAACGATCAGTGGAAAAAGCCCATTATTGtgcttctttttctatttctaattttcagGATTTTATAGCTCTTTTACCATTTGTTTGTTAAGCAAGTtcatgtataaaatttatgtttacttgtaataaaataaaagtaaagaaaaaggtCATCTCCCGAGCACTTGTTCACCACAAGAATAAAACATGGACATCATAGGCGAAAACATTTCAATAACAACCGTTGGGAAAGAATCGTGTGGAATCCTTGCATCATTGACACAATCATAGAATCGTGGAGAACCCATATACCAAGTGCAgttattattatgaaaatgcAATCAAAGGAAGAATATCACATTTTGAGAGGGAAAAAGACGTACGCGCAGCATACCTTTTCTGTATGAtttccaaaatcaaaataagcTCCGTACGCATAATCAAAGTGCATCTGATCAAACATCAAGCATGTATGAGGTATATAATTAAATGTACTCAGCTAAACATCTAGTCTAGTTAATAATCAACTACATCCTTATGGCTTTTGAGTCATTTCCtagagtttaaatattgagctTTGAATTTGACTTGCATTTCAGTGGGCCTAATCTTTCTCTTTTCAGGGGCAACCCTTTGTATACACCATGTTCTGCTGGGTACAGCCCCTCTTTTTGCGATTTTAGTAGAGTTTTGAAACATCAGTCCcgcataaataaataaacaccaATATAACTTACCCAACCACCCTCATTTCTTTATTCCCAAAAACAGCGAGGGAAGAATTACTTGCGACAAAGATTCCAGAAATACTACATGCTTAGGGTACAAAATAAACCCAACATTTCACGGATTACCAATTGAGCAGCATAAAAAAGCAGAAAAATGAGGAACACTTTCAGACAGCATGATAATAAAACAAACCTGATTCAGAATTTCAAAATCTGAGAGCTGCTTAGCTGTTGTACCATAATCCtgcttcatttcatttcaaatatcaattattgatatatgAGTGCTCATAGATTTCTGGATAtcttttctaattattataccTTTCTGGGTTTATTATCCTTATCAAAAAGCTCAGCGATGGAATGCATGCAATCTGCTGCAAGATACATCCAGCATCTGAGATCCAAGTGACGTTCATCTTCACTTGGGTGTGAAGCTCGTGGATAATCATCCAGCCCAGATGACAGTGTCTGGAGATGTCAGAAACAATGCCAATTTATCACTTATCTTCAGTCGGTAAAATTTCAATTGGTAAAACTTTTCTCAGTAATCCAACATTACATGGTAATGATATAAATAAGAGTAAGACACCAAAAATAATATCCAGTTTTTGGAATTTATGTATGAAATCGTATTAGTACTAAAGACCACCAAAAAATCAATAGCGTCAAGTTTGCCAGAACTAAATTATGTTCAGATGGTGGGTGGTAATGATGTTTGGCAAAGTTGCACATTGCTCTACACCCAGATGAGTTTTGGCcaccaaataattttatttaaggggcaAAACGAGTCAGAATTTTGGATAAAGCACAGTGGTTTTACTGggtctctctaatttttttttttttgataattaataagagatttattaccataaataggcatagcccaagtacacagggagtatacaagagATGGGTCTCTCTAATTCCTAGCATCAGAAATGCAGTTAGAAAAAAtacgaaaaggaaaaaataggtTGCACTTTGCAGCACGATGTGAAAAACCCCCCTTAACAACCTTACATTTGCCTAAATGTTTCATGATAATAATCTGCCCTGATGCACAACTGGTCCTGTCCTGACCAAATCGTGCTGTTCTGTCACCaagcaatatataataaagatagaaaaaaaaggtctaaatgatttaaaaaaaaaaaaaaaaaaagtgaaaaaaatctAGCTTGTTTAAAGAAACACAAAGTTTTGTacctaaattaaaaattagaacagAAAGAGATGGGAAAAAGAATCTGTATCTTCAAGACTTTTGAAATGTTGTGGAATAGAACCTTCGCATTTAGTTCACGAGTTGTCGTACTGTCTCTCCCATGCCAATAATAGCTACTCCTATCCTTCCCTGGGTTAacaaatataattcttttgtaagtaattaaaatttcattaaagcGCTAAAGGCACAATCCAAGCACACAGGGAATACAAGAGAGACAAATCAATCACATGCACAAGCATGCATACATCATCGTGAGATTCCAGTTGTTTAGAAAATCTATTATGATGGATATTGTCAAGCTCCGACTAGGGAGATTTGCATTAGGTAGATGaccaaagtaaaaaaaattacatatcttGTTTAGGTATTCAATTACTAGCATGCACATAAATATCATGCCCGCAAGTACTCTACACAATCTATAtccttgaataaaaatatagacaATCATTATACATATCATATGATTCCAGACGGCATCAGAGTCGGAGAAAGTAGGTTTGTGTTCTTAGAAAACTTAATGTAAAACCTATAAACATACACATCCCTGCCCAAccccaaataaagaaaaagataaagaagaaaataaagataatgttatataccTAACTGGGTAGTATTGAACCATTGGAACCATGCTTCCAGGCGAACAAAAGCCCGTTCTAGAAATGAAGAGATCTCTTCACTTTCAGTGGCATCGAACCTTTTTTCCTTTAAGCTATGGGTGATTTCTAGAAGAAGGAAAGTTTCACAGCATATTTAGAATTAGCTTCACAGAAGTATATTTTTACTTAgataatatatgtatatctttaatatgaaaagaaagagtggCAAGTGATAAAAAATCTCCTGTTGTCAAGCATAACtgaaaaacaaacacaaaatacgCACATTCTAAAAGAATTCTTGTTTTAGACAATTAATCATGGATACACATAAATGATATGGGCTTTCAATTCAATTCTTCAGCACATAAAGGCACAGGATGTTCaccttctgttttttttttttttttttataggtacagGATGTTCACCTTCTGTATAACCGCAAAGGTTGGTGTTCACCTTGTTTGAAGGGCCATCCTCATTTACCCAATCAAGATTAGGACAGACAAATTTTATGGTGAATTTTGTATTCTTTTAACTAAGATCTGAAGGTTGATAATATCATTCAATTTAAGAATCATGAAGTGATTAAAATCAAAACTCGGTCTGAAGGGGCATCCTCGATTCCTCATTTACTCAATCAGGATTAGGACTCAAAAGTCTTACggtgaattttatttgttttttcactAAGATCTGAAGGTTGATAATATCATTCAATTTACAAATCGGGAAgtgatcaaaatcaaaactaagtCCAAATGACTGTATTCCAGCTCTGATGCCTAATTGTCATATACATGTTACCAAGCCTGACAAAATCAGTTAACATGAGTTGTAGTCCAATTTTCAATCCCATTCACAGCTCTCAATTCAGTATagtccaattttattttttaaccaacaGCAAAACCTTGCACTTGTAGTCAATACAGCTAAATGAATCATGAATCTGCTAcccaatgaaaaaatatgagcTATTGTTGTAGATTTTCACATCAAGATAACTTTTCATTCATTtgatcaaaattttattttaataatccCAACCTGAATTGAGGAGATATTTATTTAGCATTAGTCCATTTTGAAAAACTGAGTCGCATATAAATCTTTAAATACCATTCTGCTTTCTAGCAAGAAACATTGGCTAGAAGCTCCAAAAAATTCTCAAGCATTGAAGCACCAGTTATATAAATAgggaatctttttttttttgataagtaataattttattcaaagaaataggcataagcccaagtacacaggacgtatacaaaggaaacacCTACAACTTCCAAAAACGAAAAGAAACTAACACTAGAAAACTAAAACAGATCTCCCAATGAGGAATCAAAGTACTCGAGAactcaagaaaaaatccctaagatCTCCCAATGAGCGTTCTTTATCTTCGAagcatctcccatttctttcaagCCATATGCACCATATAAGACAaggaggaatcatcttccaaactctcGCTGCCTTCTTACAGCCCTTCAAacccttccaccctaccaaaaaatccaccacttctctaggcattacccaatgtaatcctgtccaactcaaaacctcattccacagGGAATCTACCTCTCGTAGTATTCATCATTACGATCTGCTTCCCAAAAAGTTCACACAATTTCATCTCTCATTAACGTTTTACATCCatacatgcatctagcattgtGGTATGAAAGAGCAGTAAAGCCTGCGATCAGTTTTAGAGTTCATTTGTTCCTTCAGCATTGACTGACTCTGTATTCATTAGATATAAACAGTCAATTCTGATTATCCACACCTAGGAAGTGGCAAGTGATGAACTGATGCATCATGTGGAAATGTGTTTTGAAGGGATCCATTCCCTCATTATCAAATGTTCTTTCCTTCCTTAATTATCATTGTCCTTCCCTTCACTTGTAAGTTTTGTGCTAATAATCACTTTTGGAAGCGCAGAAAAAGACAGATTGTCAAAGAGAAACAATCCAGTTAACAAAAGCTTGATCTTTTGCTGAGCAATGAGTTAATAATCCTAAATTACCAATCTACCCTTCACAGCTCAGAAGCACCAACACAACAGCATCGACAGAAGCATCACCAACAACTCAATGGCATTATCTTAATTTACAAATGATTCAAAATTTcaacataatataataatgGGAAGCAGGCTTTGGAgcaaaattttacaaaaagttcATTGAGAGAGAGCCTTACCACGTAACACTAAAAACAGAGTTGGAGGATTTCCATTAGTGGGATGCTGGGGAACAAATTCCTCTGGGACCTTACTGAAAGTACACCACCAAAGACTTTGCATCACTTCACTGGAGAAATCTAAACACTAAATTTATGCCATGTATTTCAAAAAGGTACCCTATGTAACCGTTTTTTAAGtgacaaaaaaatgaaatagtcaaataaagatattttatatcaCCTTAGAGCTTCAGCACCCAAAATTTGCTCACGTGGAATCCATCCATCAACATTCATTAGATCTAACCAATGCCCAATGATATCCAAGCAAATGTGAACATCCCAACGCCtggtcagtttttttttttttttttttatcagtaacaCCTGATCAGAATTTTCTTAGAtaactaaagaaaatattaactGAAAGAGCGCAAAACAGAGGCCAAAACCCATATTGTTCTAGCCACTTCACAGTGTAAGAAGAGATGATCTGTTGTGTCCCTGCTCTTCTTGCACATGTCATACCGATCTATCACTAAGACTTCTATATGGTGTATATGCAAATTACCAACAGTTAAAGCATCAAATTTGAAGAGATCACCTATTTCGAAAAACATGCAGGAACCAGGAAGCCTTCACTTGTGAAAAATGGAACAATAGAATTTTGATTTGAACTATAAAAGAGACCACTAACCAGATCAGCAGCTGATGAAAACCTTCATCCCATAAAAATCCCCTCGGGAAGAAGGGTCGACTTGGAACAGCTGTGTAAAGCTCAGCTGGCCAATATGAAATAAGATTATCATGATCCCCAGGCTGTAAGAGAAAATGGCCCACAGCATGACTTTGTCAGATGTCCAAAACAGCTGATGCTAAGTACTAATAATAGCAGTTTCACAAGTTGTGAGGGAAGGAAAAgaacaatgcaaaataaataaagaatgaaaCTGCGCTATCTTCAAGCTTGTCAGAAGATATGCAAAATCACAAACAATGGAAGGAAATGCAAAAGGCCTAACACCTaatacttgtttttattttaatttctgatATATGCTTCTACTTTGAACATCATTGGTTCCGTATGTGAAGTGAATCCAGTTATAGATCATTATTCAGCAAGTCCCTATCTAGTTGTTACTGGCAACCCTCAAGAAAGACAGGAAACCCCTGATGGCTTCATTTGCTTCTTATCTATTGATTATTCTGTAGATACCCAACTAAAATACTTCTCAAGATCTCAAACTCCATTTTAATCACTATGATCAAGTTAACTAGAAATCAAGCTTGAGAATGCTGAATGGTACGACTCAGTACATGCAGTCACACAAAATTAATTCATATGTAGACTAAGTCATATGACAGATTCATCATTTATCTTTGGGATTATCAATGCTGATCACTTAAATACTTAAGATGGTACCAAAAGTGATCTTGCATCAAAGAGCATATAAAACTTCAACAAATTCACTTTACTTACGTTGGGGTCTCGTGGAAGTGAAATTTTTGACTGGCCATAGAAATATCCTATGCCACCCAACAAGTTTCCAAGAGCAGCCTTACCGACATTCAGAGATTCAGAATCAAtctgaaaatacaaaaccatatttttaattcaagttgaagcacaataatatttatttgcgTAAAAGGAAAATCAAGGAAAAAAGACTAGGAATGAGTGACGACTTTTCTGCCTTCCATTAATTTGCACGAGTATTTCCCATTTTCTTGAATTAAATCACATGTAGAAAGTGTCAAGTCATGGAAATGTGAACTCAAAGATTGATTCGCACTTTTTTTCATGAACGTATTTAACCAGCCCCTATAGTTGTTTCGGTTAATTAATTGTTTCAGAATTTAGAATTTCTGATATGACATCAAATAATGACATCAAAGTACTCAAGATGGTGGACAAACTAATTCAATTAccaggagtttttttttttttttgtaagtaattcAATTACCAAGATAATAAGCTAGTCCAGTACATTCCTCATTCCACCATATCATTCAGAACTAATGCACTATCATAATGGGGAAATGACACCGACTTCAAGACATTCAACAACCAGGTATGATGCAACAGTGTGTTACATGCAGTATCAAACCACAAAGATAATGAAGTAAACAGAAATAGTTCCAAAGATCAACAGTTTGATACCATGTCAGCCAGGTTGAAGCTCTTCTCGTATTTAGCGTCAAATTCTCTTTGCTTCTCTCTCAATTGACCAGTCAGTATGGTTCCTAAAATTTGACAGTGAAGTTAAAAGAGAGCTAGAAATGACAAATAACAACTTTTCATTTAGAAGCTAGAGTCAAAAACTTTCCTGAAATTTAGGAAAGTCCGGCCCCTGAGCCTTGCTTAAGATGGAAAGGGAGCTGTGGGAATTGGGGGATGAGGCCCTAGCTTCAAACTT includes these proteins:
- the LOC109003148 gene encoding mannosyl-oligosaccharide glucosidase GCS1-like isoform X1, which gives rise to MAGGGRTSARSRIKPAADANDIDDSPRNAKRNLKARKDRSRDHNYIRIFDVNLKVMLGMSAFAFLVILFLIRHLVNPAEEARRPRVVTPFPAPKVMDLPQFQGEHRESLYWGTYRPHVYLGIRARTPQSLIAGLMWIAVKDGRYLMRHVCQDSDELSTYGWTHHNGRDFGHQVLVDQDLMLTTSFLKSKVDGCGYGGDWAVRIDVQSKQSKWNEDTTHLFFYMADEDGNALSLSRDFDIHEDSILVSGSRMDVGGWQLHLKSMQNNLEVHFAGFKTNHIHNLSDLVQQNLGSQARKFGRLQLSDTSDDSPNILVFQISAQIPFKIDIAFVSGNVSQSSRVEERVRSLTGTILTGQLREKQREFDAKYEKSFNLADMIDSESLNVGKAALGNLLGGIGYFYGQSKISLPRDPNPGDHDNLISYWPAELYTAVPSRPFFPRGFLWDEGFHQLLIWRWDVHICLDIIGHWLDLMNVDGWIPREQILGAEALSKVPEEFVPQHPTNGNPPTLFLVLREITHSLKEKRFDATESEEISSFLERAFVRLEAWFQWFNTTQLGKDRSSYYWHGRDSTTTRELNAKTLSSGLDDYPRASHPSEDERHLDLRCWMYLAADCMHSIAELFDKDNKPRKQDYGTTAKQLSDFEILNQMHFDYAYGAYFDFGNHTEKVRLSWKEKKVGHNYATRELVRAVLERPELRLVPHVGYVSLFPFMGKLIPPGSWILEKQLDLISNQSILWTDYGLRSLAKTSSLYMKRNTEHDPPYWRGPIWMNFNYLILSALHHYSNEDGPYRDRARAIYNDLRGNLIRNVVLNYHQTGFLWEQYDQKKGKGKGTRPFTGWTSLVVLIMAEAYGET